Proteins from a single region of Enoplosus armatus isolate fEnoArm2 chromosome 6, fEnoArm2.hap1, whole genome shotgun sequence:
- the gins3 gene encoding DNA replication complex GINS protein PSF3, translating into MDTQSYMAVQPGVGMEENFMSLDDILLSHERLPIRTECAFPRLGFLEKSTDTQDIPEATKMELPLWLSKGLYEKKRKVLSVELPKVYKEGWRTVFNADPNVVDLHKMGPYYYGLGSQMLHFDSPENPEIAQTLLQTFIGRFRRTMDSSQNAYNEDTSALVERLDCLEKALFRSGQSGLNGFQSWEKGQASQLTASSLVLNYRKRKITDIQP; encoded by the exons ATGGATACACAGTCGTACATGGCTGTACAACCGGGGGTGGGAATGGAGGAGAATTTCATGTCTCTGGACGATATTTTGCTCTCTCATGAGAGACTTCCCATACGGACGGAGTGCGCTTTTCCCCGACTGGGATTCCTGGAGAAGTCGACTGACACGCAGGACATACCGGAG GCTACAAAGATGGAGCTTCCTCTGTGGCTGTCCAAGGGGCTGTacgagaagaagaggaaagtgtTGTCAGTCGAGCTTCCGAAGGTGTACAAAGAGGGCTGGAGGACTGTGTTCAACGCTGACCCCAACGTGGTGGACCTGCATAAGATGGGGCCCTACTACTACGGTCTGGGCTCCCAGATGCTGCACTTTGACAGCCCAGAGAACCCGGAGATCGCACAGACGCTGCTTCAG ACGTTCATCGGCCGCTTCCGACGGACCATGGACTCCTCCCAGAACGCCTACAACGAGGACACGTCCGCGCTGGTGGAGCGCCTGGACTGTCTGGAGAAGGCTCTGTTCAGGTCGGGCCAGAGCGGCCTCAACGGCTTCCAGAGCTGGGAAAAGGGCCAGGCGTCGCAACTCACCGCCTCCAGTCTGGTCCTCAACTACCGCAAGAGGAAGATCACGGACATACAGCCCTGA